CACCTCGTAGGCGGCGCCGCTGATCGACGGACCAACGACGGCACGCAGCCGGTCACGGTACGCCCCAGCGGCCTCGAGCGCGTCCACCGCAGCCTGGACGACCCCCGCCACGAGCCCGCGTCGCCCTGCGTGGACCGCGCCGACGACGCCCGCCTCGACGTCGGCCAGCAGGACCGGCACGCAGTCGGCCACCAGGACCGCCACGGCAACCGACGGCGAGGTCGAGACGAGGGCGTCGTAGAGCCCGACGGAGGTGGCCGAGCTCGCGGGCGGGCCCGACAGCACCCGGACGCCGGTGCCGTGCACCTGGGAGGCGAACGCGACGCGGGCCCCGACCCAGCGCTCGACGACCTGTCGGTTGGCGAGCACGCGCGCCGCCGTGTCGCCGACCTCGAGCCCGAGGTTCAGCGCATCCCACGGTGGGACGCTCACACCGCCCGACCGGGTCGTGAATCCCGCGCGGACCCCGGGGCCGAGGTCGGCCTCGACGACGGGCACCACGCCAGGGCCGACCGGCACGGCTACTTGAGGAAGTCGGGGATGTCCAGGTCGTCGCTCGCGCGACGCGCGGACGGGTCCTCGTCGAAGACTCGCGGCACCTCGAGCTGACCCGTCTCCGGGGCCGCCTCCGGGTCGCTCGACAGGAATGCCGGCACGCCGCCGCTGTACCCGGTGTGCGACGAGGTGCCGTTCGGCGCGGCGGTGCCGACCCGCACGAGGTCGTCGTCGGGGTCGACCGGGCGCGGCTGGGAGATCGCGTGCGACGGGATCGACGGCGCCGTGGCCTGACGCGGGACCGACGTCGAACCGCTGACCTGGCCGAGGCCACGTCCCTCGCGGCGGGTGAGCGGCGCGCCGCCGTCGAACCCCGCGGCGATGACCGTGACACGGACCTCGTCGCCGAGCGCGTCGTCGATGACCGCACCGAAGATGATGTTGGCCTCGGGGTGCGCGGCCTCCTGGACCAGGCGCGCGGCCTCGTTGATCTCGAACAGGCCGAGGTCCGAGCCACCCTGGATCGAGAGCAGCACGCCGTGCGCGCCGTCGATGCTCGCCTCGAGGAGCGGCGAGGAGATCGCCAGCTCGGCGGCCTGGACCGCACGGTCCTCGCCGCGGGCGGAGCCGATGCCCATGAGTGCCGATCCGGCGCCCTGCATGACGGACTTGACGTCCGCGAAGTCGAGGTTGATCAGGCCGGGGGTCGTGATGAGGTCCGTGATGCCCTGCACACCCGACAGGAGCACCTGGTCGGCCGAGTGGAACGCGTCGAGGACGGACACGGACCGGTCGGAGATCGACAGGAGCCGGTCGTTCGGGATCACGATGAGCGTGTCGACCTCGGCCCGCAGCGACTCGATGCCGGTGTCGGCCTGGACCGACCGGCGTCGGCCCTCGAACGTGAACGGACGCGTGACGACACCGATGGTGAGCGCGCCGAGCGAGCGCGCGATCCGCGCGACGACGGGTGCGCCGCCGGTCCCGGTGCCACCGCCCTCTCCGGCCGTGACGAAGACCATGTCGGCCCCGCGCAGGACGTCCTCGATCTCGTCGGTGTGGTCCTCGGCGGCGCGCTTGCCGACCTCGGGGTCGGCGCCCGCACCGAGCCCGCGCGTCAGCTCGCGGCCGACGTCGAGCTTCACGTCCGCGTCGGACATGAGGAGCGCCTGGGCGTCGGTGTTGATCGCGATGAACTCGACACCCTTGAGCCCGACCTCGATCATCCGGTTGACGGCGTTGACCCCGCCACCGCCGATGCCGACGACCTTGATGACCGCCAAGTAGTTCTGCGGAGCTGCCACGATGGGTGCCTCTCGTTCTTCGCCAGGTGCTGCCGGGGCCGTGCTCGACACGCCGTGCCGGCCGGTGAAACCTTCACCCTCAACTAGAGGGTTATAGTTATGTCAGATGGTGTCACTGCGTGACGCTAGGTGCGGCGAGCCCCCGGAGCAACGACCGCGCCGCGCGTGTCGGCGAGATCCTTGCGTGGCGGGCGTGTCGCGAGACCCCTGCGCGCCGGTTCGTGTCACTTCGTGACCGGGAGCGTCGGCGCCGACACGTCGTACACCTGCGCCCCAGCGCTCGACGGAGCCTTGCGCAGAGCCTGGAGCACCGCGATCTTCAGGGGAGCCTGCTGGGCGCTCCCCCACTCGACGCGCGCACCGTCCCGCAGCTGCATCGTGACGGTGTCCTGGGTCTGCGCCGAGACCTGCCCGACCTCCGCGAGGAGATCGGCCGGCAGCGCCTGGAGGACGGAGAGCACCGCGGCAAGCGTGCGCTTGTCCCCCACCGGCACCTCGACGACCGGCAGGCCGTCGGGCGCGGCGTCGACGCGACCGACCTGCACCCCGTCCATGTCGAGCAGCGCGAAGCCCGCCGCGGGTGCCGTCGGGTCGGCCGGCGCAGTCTCCGGGACGGCCGCGACCGGCTCACGCGCGACCAGCTCGACGACGATCCCGTGCGGCCAGTCGCGCGTCACCCGCGCCTCACGCACGCCGGGGACCTCGAGAATCGCATCGCGCAGACCGACCGTGTCCAGGCGCGGCAGCGGCGTGCTCGCGCGCGCGGCCACCACAGCAGCGACCTGGTCGACGGCCACGACCGTGCCCGCGCCCGTCACCGTCACGTCCAGCGGGTCCAGCGCCAGCACCGGCGAGACGAAGAGGAGCCAGCCGACCGCCGCGAGGCCGACCAGACCGCCGCCGACGCCGAGGACCTGGCGGCGCGCGATGGTGCGCCGCGCCCGCGCCCGTTCCGCGAACCGGGCCGCGGAACCGGTCGACACCACGGACGGACGCACCGGGACGACACCGCCGCCGCGTCCGGCCGCATACGTCGTGACCGACGGCTCGAGCAGAGCGGCGATGTCGCGCCCGGGACCTGCCCCGCGCCCGGCGCCGCGGGCGTTCCCGACCGACTTGCGATGCCCGGCGGCAGGCGTACCGCGCCCGGCCGACGGAGTGGCTCCCGTCCTCGGCGCCGATCCGGCACCGCCCGGCGGGGTGCGCAGCGGCGTCACAGCGGGCGGCGGGACGCGTCCAGGCGTCGCAGGTGTCGGCGCTGTGCGGGGCGCGTCGGGGGCCGGAGGTGCGGCGCGTGGTGGCGCCGGCCGCGGCCGCGCAGGGCGTCCCGGCAGCGGCTGCCGGGGGCGTGACGGACTCACGCCCGGCCTCTCCCGCGCGCGGCCAGGGCCGCCAGGATCTCGGGTGCGAGCTCCGTCACGTCGCCGGCACCGACCGTCAGGAGCAGGTCGCCCGGCCGCGCGGCGGCGGCGACCACTGCGGCTGCTGCGTGCCGGTCACCGACGAGCTGCGCCTTGCCGGGCGTCGGGACCTGGTCGACGATCAGCGCGCCCGTGACCGTGGGGTCCGGGTCCTCGCGTGCCGCGTACACGTCGGTCACCACGACCGAGTCGGCAAGGTCCAGCGCCGCACCGAACTCGGTCGCGAACGTCCGCGTGCGCGAGAAGAGGTGCGGCTGGAAGAGCACGAGCACGTTCCCGGTTCCGGCGACGCTCCGAGCGGCACGCAGGAGCGCGGCGACCTCCGTCGGATGGTGCGCGTAGTCGTCGACGACACGGACACCGTCCGCCGTGCCGCGCGCCTCGAACCGTCGCCCGGTTCCTCGGAACGCCGCGAGGCCCGCCGTCGCCGCATCGATCGACAGGCCCACGTGGCGCGCCGCGACGTAGGCCGCGGCCGCGTCGAGCGCGTTGTGAGCGCCGGGCACCGCCAGCCGCAGCACGGTGCCGCCGATCTCCGCCAGGGTCGTCGTGAGCCGCACGACCCACGCACCGTCGGTGGCTTCGAGCGGCCCGACGACCACGTCGGCGTCGTCGCGGGTGCCGTACGTGACGACCTGCACCGATCGGGCGGCCAGGTCGGTGCGCGTGCGCACCACGAGCCGGCAGGCGCCGTCGTCGTCCGCGCACACGACGAGGAGGCCGCCGGCGCGGATGCGTCCGGCGAACGCCACGAACGCGTCGTCGAACGCTGCGCGCGTCCCGTAGTGGTCCAGATGGTCGGGCTCGACGTTGGTCACGACGGCGACCGTCGGTGCGTAGTTGAGGAACGAGCCGTCCGACTCGTCCGCCTCGGCGACGAAGGCCCGCCCGGCGCCGCTGCGGCTGCCGCCCAGAGGACCGTCGTCGGACAGGACCGTGCCGCCGATCGCGAACGACGGGTCCGTTCCCGCCTGCACCAGCGCTGTCGCGATCATGGCCGACGTCGTGGTCTTGCCGTGCGCGCCCGCGACAGCGATCGCGTCGTAGCCGACCATGAGCGCCGCGAGCGCCTGCGAGCGGTGCAGGACGCGCAGACCGGTCGCCCGGGCCCGTGCGAGCTCCGGGTTGGACTCACGGACCGCGGTCGACACGACGACCGTGTCGACGCCGTCGACGTGCGCCGCGTCGTGACCGACCCACACACGGACCCCGGCGGACCGCAGCTGGCCGAGCACCACCGAGTCCTTGGCGTCCGACCCGCTGACCGGGACGCCGCGCGCCGCGAGCAGGCCCGCGATGGCCGACATCCCGGCTCCCCCGACGCCGATCAGGTGCGTGCGCCCGAGATCGGCGATCGCCGGGATCACGGCGGTCATGAGCCGACCTTCGCCGCGGGCGGCAGGTGGGCCTCGACGAGATCGGCCAGGCGTGCCGCCGCATCGCGCACGCCGACCGACGCCGCCGCAGCGCCCATGCGGTCGCGCAGCCCGGCCGCGTCGGGGCCGACGAGCAGCGGGAGCAGGTGCGTGCGCAGCCAGGCTGCGGTCAGGTCGTCGTCCGCCACGAGGAGGCCTCCGCCGGCCGCCACGGCCGGTGCGGCGTTGAGACGCTGCTCGCCGTTGCCGACCGGCAGCGGGACGTACACGGCCGGCAGCCCGAGCGCGGTGAGCTCGCACACGGTCCCGGCACCCGAGCGTCCGAGCACGACGTCTGCGCACGCGAGCGCGAGCTGCATCTCGCTGAGGTACTCCCGCACGTGGTAGGTCGTGGCGCCCGGGAGCTTGTCCACGACCGCGCGTACGGCGGCGGCCTTGCCCGCACCCGTCAGGTGCAGGACCTGCACCCCCGCTGCGACCAGGTCGGCCGCGGCGGACGCCACCGCGGTGTTGACGCTCACCGCGCCCAGCGAGCCACCGGTGACGACCAGCGTGGGCAGCGTGGGGTCCAGACCGAGCTGCGCTGCTGCCGCCGCCCGCGTCCCCGGCCGGTCACGCGCCAGGTCCGCGAGGAGCGTGGCGATCTCCGGCCGCAGCGGGAGCCCGATCAGCTGGGCGCCGCGCAGCCGAGTACCGGCGAACGTCACGGTGACGTCGGCCGCCCAGCGGGCGCCGAGACGGTTCGCCAGCCCGGCGCGCGCGTTCTGCTCGTGCACGACCACGGGGATCCCCCGCCGGCGTGCCGCGAGGTAGGCGGGCGTCGAGACGTACCCGCCGAAGCCGACCACGACCTGCGCCCCGGACGCGTCCAGGGCGCTCCCGGCCGCACGCACGGCCGCCCGCAGCCTGCCGGGCAGGCGCAGCAGGTCAGCAGAGGGCCGTCGTGGCAGCGGCACGCGGGGCACGGGCGCGAGCGTGAAGCCGCGCTCGGGCACGAGGCGCGCCTCGAGCCCCTCCGCGGTGCCGAGCACCGTGATGCGCAGCTCAGGGTCGCGGCTCCGCAGCTCCTCGGCGAGCGCGAGGAGCGGGTTGACGTGCCCGGCGGTCCCGCCGCCTGCGAGGAGGACGGACCGTCGCACCGGGTCGGCTCCGTTGCCCGGGTCAGCCACGCGTGCGACCGATCACCGCGAGCGACCGGCGCACCACACTGGCGCGTGCGGACAGAGCCTCGGCCGCACCAGGTTCTGTCCGGGCGAACGAGACGACGACCCCGAGGGCTGTCATCGTCGTGATGAGCGCCGACCCCCCGGCGGACACGAGCGGGAGCGGCACGCCGATGACCGGCACGAGCCCGATGACGACGCCGATGTTGACGAGCGCCTGACCGATGATCCAGCACACGATCGCGCCCGTCGTGATCTGGACGAACGGGTCGGGGTGGCGGCGGATGACCCGGAACATCGCGAACGCGAGCAGGCCCACGAGCGCCAGGACCAGCAGCGTGCCGATGAGCCCGAGCTCCTCGCCGATGATCGCGAAGATGAAGTCGTTGTGGGCCTCGGGCAGGTACGACCACTTCTCGCGGCTCTGGCCGAGACCGAGACCGCCCCACCCGCCGGTGGCCAGCCCCCAGCCGCCGTGCAGCGTCTGGTAGCAGCCGTTGCTCGTGTCGCAGTCCGACCCGAAGAGCGCCTCGAGCCGCTTGACGCGGTTCGGGCTCGAGAGCGCCAGCGAGATCGCGACCCCGAGGGCCGCGATCACAGACGCCCCCAAGACCCGCAGCGGGACACCCGCGATGAACAGTGCTCCCACCACGAGCATCATCAAGACCATCGCGGTGCCGAGGTCGTTGCCGATCAGCACGAGGCCGATCATCGCCGCCGCGACCGGGACGGCCGGGATGAGGGCGTGCTTCCACTCCCCCAGCAGCGGTCGCTTGCGCGCGAGGACCGCCCCGAGCCAGATCGCGAGTGCGAGCTTGACGGCCTCCGAGGGCTGCGCGGTGAAGCCGGCGACCCGCACCCAGTTCTGGTTGC
This Cellulomonas sp. WB94 DNA region includes the following protein-coding sequences:
- the murG gene encoding undecaprenyldiphospho-muramoylpentapeptide beta-N-acetylglucosaminyltransferase, yielding MADPGNGADPVRRSVLLAGGGTAGHVNPLLALAEELRSRDPELRITVLGTAEGLEARLVPERGFTLAPVPRVPLPRRPSADLLRLPGRLRAAVRAAGSALDASGAQVVVGFGGYVSTPAYLAARRRGIPVVVHEQNARAGLANRLGARWAADVTVTFAGTRLRGAQLIGLPLRPEIATLLADLARDRPGTRAAAAAQLGLDPTLPTLVVTGGSLGAVSVNTAVASAAADLVAAGVQVLHLTGAGKAAAVRAVVDKLPGATTYHVREYLSEMQLALACADVVLGRSGAGTVCELTALGLPAVYVPLPVGNGEQRLNAAPAVAAGGGLLVADDDLTAAWLRTHLLPLLVGPDAAGLRDRMGAAAASVGVRDAAARLADLVEAHLPPAAKVGS
- the pgeF gene encoding peptidoglycan editing factor PgeF, encoding MPVGPGVVPVVEADLGPGVRAGFTTRSGGVSVPPWDALNLGLEVGDTAARVLANRQVVERWVGARVAFASQVHGTGVRVLSGPPASSATSVGLYDALVSTSPSVAVAVLVADCVPVLLADVEAGVVGAVHAGRRGLVAGVVQAAVDALEAAGAYRDRLRAVVGPSISGAAYEVPAAMRDEVAAALPETWATTAWGTPALDLPAGVAAVLARAGVRDVRTVGICTTTDERFYSHRLAARHGGTTGRFAGVIRLEG
- a CDS encoding cell division protein FtsQ/DivIB; this encodes MTPLRTPPGGAGSAPRTGATPSAGRGTPAAGHRKSVGNARGAGRGAGPGRDIAALLEPSVTTYAAGRGGGVVPVRPSVVSTGSAARFAERARARRTIARRQVLGVGGGLVGLAAVGWLLFVSPVLALDPLDVTVTGAGTVVAVDQVAAVVAARASTPLPRLDTVGLRDAILEVPGVREARVTRDWPHGIVVELVAREPVAAVPETAPADPTAPAAGFALLDMDGVQVGRVDAAPDGLPVVEVPVGDKRTLAAVLSVLQALPADLLAEVGQVSAQTQDTVTMQLRDGARVEWGSAQQAPLKIAVLQALRKAPSSAGAQVYDVSAPTLPVTK
- the ftsW gene encoding putative lipid II flippase FtsW — protein: MALTIPPRAASSSAPRAAREPARSRTGSILGQWNSAVTSYYVLTGATALLLVLGLVMVLSSSSVESLAAGRSPYAVFLDQARFALLGLPLMWVASRLPVRFYRTMAWPILGAATVFQLMVFIPGLGFAIKGNQNWVRVAGFTAQPSEAVKLALAIWLGAVLARKRPLLGEWKHALIPAVPVAAAMIGLVLIGNDLGTAMVLMMLVVGALFIAGVPLRVLGASVIAALGVAISLALSSPNRVKRLEALFGSDCDTSNGCYQTLHGGWGLATGGWGGLGLGQSREKWSYLPEAHNDFIFAIIGEELGLIGTLLVLALVGLLAFAMFRVIRRHPDPFVQITTGAIVCWIIGQALVNIGVVIGLVPVIGVPLPLVSAGGSALITTMTALGVVVSFARTEPGAAEALSARASVVRRSLAVIGRTRG
- the murC gene encoding UDP-N-acetylmuramate--L-alanine ligase; this encodes MTAVIPAIADLGRTHLIGVGGAGMSAIAGLLAARGVPVSGSDAKDSVVLGQLRSAGVRVWVGHDAAHVDGVDTVVVSTAVRESNPELARARATGLRVLHRSQALAALMVGYDAIAVAGAHGKTTTSAMIATALVQAGTDPSFAIGGTVLSDDGPLGGSRSGAGRAFVAEADESDGSFLNYAPTVAVVTNVEPDHLDHYGTRAAFDDAFVAFAGRIRAGGLLVVCADDDGACRLVVRTRTDLAARSVQVVTYGTRDDADVVVGPLEATDGAWVVRLTTTLAEIGGTVLRLAVPGAHNALDAAAAYVAARHVGLSIDAATAGLAAFRGTGRRFEARGTADGVRVVDDYAHHPTEVAALLRAARSVAGTGNVLVLFQPHLFSRTRTFATEFGAALDLADSVVVTDVYAAREDPDPTVTGALIVDQVPTPGKAQLVGDRHAAAAVVAAAARPGDLLLTVGAGDVTELAPEILAALAARGRGRA
- the ftsZ gene encoding cell division protein FtsZ, whose product is MAAPQNYLAVIKVVGIGGGGVNAVNRMIEVGLKGVEFIAINTDAQALLMSDADVKLDVGRELTRGLGAGADPEVGKRAAEDHTDEIEDVLRGADMVFVTAGEGGGTGTGGAPVVARIARSLGALTIGVVTRPFTFEGRRRSVQADTGIESLRAEVDTLIVIPNDRLLSISDRSVSVLDAFHSADQVLLSGVQGITDLITTPGLINLDFADVKSVMQGAGSALMGIGSARGEDRAVQAAELAISSPLLEASIDGAHGVLLSIQGGSDLGLFEINEAARLVQEAAHPEANIIFGAVIDDALGDEVRVTVIAAGFDGGAPLTRREGRGLGQVSGSTSVPRQATAPSIPSHAISQPRPVDPDDDLVRVGTAAPNGTSSHTGYSGGVPAFLSSDPEAAPETGQLEVPRVFDEDPSARRASDDLDIPDFLK